Proteins encoded in a region of the Suncus etruscus isolate mSunEtr1 chromosome 1, mSunEtr1.pri.cur, whole genome shotgun sequence genome:
- the LOC126017852 gene encoding hyaluronidase PH-20-like: IGRQKNITKLRAEIIYYLPNDSVSLAVIDWEEWRPTWKRNWGAKKIYQNKSIDLVMHNNQTLSLSLATKKAELDFEKAAKNFMLDTLKLGKSLRPSSYWGYYLFPDCYNHQYVNNNYNGSCFEIEKGRNNELNWLWNESTALYPSIYLNTQLKSSPKAALFARNRVQEAIRVSKVHNAQNPLPVFVYVRPVFTDASGEFLSQVELVDTVGESVALGASGIIVWGSLNLSKSEKACKELQDYMKTVLNPYLLNVSLAAKMCSQVLCQGQGICIRKNRNSADYLHLNPDTFKIEVGEDKEYQVHGKPTDADLKKFTEKFDCSCYSNMNCTKNVDVTRTVDINVCFANVCISSNYSQ, translated from the exons ATTATCTATTATCTACCAAACGATTCTGTGAGCTTGGCTGTGATTGACTGGGAAGAATGGAGACCTACCTGGAAAAGAAATTGGGGAGCCAAAAAAATATACCAGAACAAATCTATTGATTTGGTTATGCATAACAATCAAACTCTTAGCTTGTCCCTTGCCACGAAGAAAGCAGAACTGGATTTTGAAAAGGCAGCAAAGAATTTCATGTTAGATACATTAAAACTGGGAAAATCATTACGACCAAGTAGCTACTGGGGTTATTATCTTTTTCCTGACTGTTACAATCATCAATATGTGAATAATAACTACAATGGAAGTTGCTTTGagatagagaaaggaagaaacaatgAGCTCAATTGGCTATGGAATGAAAGCACTGCTCTTTACCCATCCATTTACTTGAATACACAGTTAAAGTCGAGTCCAAAGGCTGCACTCTTTGCCCGAAATCGTGTTCAGGAAGCCATTCGGGTGTCTAAAGTGCACAATGCTCAAAATCCACTTCCGGTTTTTGTGTACGTGCGTCCAGTATTTACTGATGCATCTGGAGAATTTCTTTCTCAA GTTGAACTTGTAGATACAGTTGGTGAGAGTGTTGCTCTTGGTGCCTCTGGAATTATAGTGTGGGGAAGCCTCAATTTGAGCAAAAGTGAG AAAGCTTGCAAAGAACTACAAGATTACATGAAGACTGTTTTGAATCCTTACTTACTCAATGTCAGCCTAGCAGCCAAAATGTGTAGCCAAGTGCTCTGTCAAGGACAAGGAATATGTATAAGAAAAAACCGCAACTCAGCCGACTATCTTCATCTGAACCCAGATACTTTTAAGATTGAGGTTGGGGAAGATAAAGAATATCAAGTTCATGGGAAACCCACAGATGCAGATCTAAAAAAATTCACTGAAAAATTTGATTGCAGCTGTTATTCCAATATGAATTGTACAAAGAATGTTGATGTAACCCGCACTGTTGATATTAATGTATGTTTTGCCAATGTTTGTATATCATCTAATTATAGTCAGTAG